Proteins encoded by one window of Ovis canadensis isolate MfBH-ARS-UI-01 breed Bighorn chromosome 14, ARS-UI_OviCan_v2, whole genome shotgun sequence:
- the LOC138418108 gene encoding LOW QUALITY PROTEIN: actin-binding protein WASF2-like (The sequence of the model RefSeq protein was modified relative to this genomic sequence to represent the inferred CDS: inserted 2 bases in 1 codon), which produces MPLVTRNFEPRHLCPQTLPSVRSELECKTNITLANVIRQLGSLSKYAEDIFGELFTQANTLASRVNSLAERVDCLQVKVTQLDPKEEEVSLQGINTRKAFRSATVQDQKLFDRNSLSIPVLETYNTCDTPPPLNNLTPYRDDGKEALKFYTDLLYFFDLWKEKMLQDTRDIMKEKRKHRKEKKDNPNRGNVNPHKIKTRKEEWEKMKMGQEFVESKEKPSWYPPTLVYQNGPIGSVENVDAPPPQSDSTSPPSPSFSEDTLPPPPAEFSYPADNNQRGAGVAGLKRSSVVSPSHPPPAPPLGFAPGPKPGFAPPPAPPPPPPMINTPPPPPPGGFGSAXTVDYSTLPPPPLSQPTGGAPPPPPPPPPPGPSPPPFSGADGQLAAPPPPLSDTTKPKSSLPPVSDARSDLLSAIRQGFQLCRIEEQREQEKQDVVGNNVATILSRRISVEYSNSEDDSSEFDEEEWSD; this is translated from the exons ATGCCGTTAGTAACGAGGAACTTCGAGCCAAGGCACCTGTGCCCTCAGACGTTGCCTAGCGTTAGAAGCGAGCTGGAATGCAAGACCAACATCACCCTGGCAAATGTCATCCGACAGCTGGGCAGCCTGAGTAAATATGCCGAGGACATTTTTGGAGAGCTCTTTACTCAGGCAAATACTTTGGCCTCTCGGGTAAACTCCCTTGCTGAGAGGGTCGACTGCCTacaagttaaagtcactcagctgGATCCCAAGGAAGAAGAAGTATCACTACAAGGAATCAACACCCGAAAGGCCTTCAGAAGCGCTACTGTTCAAGACCAGAAGCTCTTTGACAGAAACTCTCTCTCCATACCTGTTTTGGAAACATACAACACCTGTGACACTCCTCCACCTCTCAACAATCTTACCCCTTACAGGGATGATGGGAAAGAGGCACTCAAATTCTACACAGACCTTTTGTACTTCTTTGATCTTTGGAAGGAGAAGATGCTTCAGGACACCAGGGATAtcatgaaagagaagaggaagcataggaaagaaaagaaagataatccaAATCGAGGAAATGTAAACCCACATAAAATCAAGACACGTAAGGAagagtgggagaaaatgaagATGGGTCAAGAATTTGTGGAATCCAAAGAAAAGCCTTCTTGGTATCCACCCACCTTGGTGTACCAGAATGGCCCCATTGGCTCTGTTGAGAACGTGGATGCACCACCACCACAGTCAGACTCCACTTCTCCaccttctccttctttctctgagGACACCTTGCCTCCCCCACCAGCAGAATTCAGTTACCCAGCAGACAATAACCAAAGAGGGGCTGGCGTAGCTGGACTCAAAAGGTCCAGTGTGGTCAGCCCAAGCCACCCACCACCAGCTCCTCCTCTGGGCTTTGCACCAGGCCCCAAACCCGGGTTTGCTCCACCACCtgcccctccacctccacctccaatgATAaacactccacccccacccccgcctggaGGATTTGGGTCTGC GACAGTTGACTACTCCACTCTGCCACCACCTCCCTTATCTCAGCCAACAGGAGGCGCacctccgcccccgcccccgccccctcctccagggccctcTCCGCCCCCTTTCAGTGGTGCAGATGGCCAGCTGGCTGCACCTCCTCCGCCACTTTCTGACACCACCAAGCCCAAGTCCTCCTTGCCTCCTGTGAGTGATGCCCGCAGCGACTTGCTTTCAGCCATCCGTCAAGGTTTTCAGCTGTGCAGGATTGAGGAGCAGCGGGAACAAGAGAAGCAGGATGTTGTGGGCAACAACGTGGCCACCATCCTGTCGCGTCGCATTTCTGTGGAGTACAGCAACTCGGAAGACGACTCCTCTGAGTTTGATGAAGAGGAATGGTCGGATTGA